A window of the Ipomoea triloba cultivar NCNSP0323 chromosome 14, ASM357664v1 genome harbors these coding sequences:
- the LOC116004316 gene encoding putative late blight resistance protein homolog R1A-4 has product MSSPSIGMGGIGKTTLAKKIYEDECIKSHFNIRAWITVSQSYSLDDLLQMLLLQSNEASSQTEGQSAGTSQLKDKVRKWLLTSERYLIAIDDIWSTQVWDNLQTCFPLERNESRVLLTTRLTYVATYASSGGLPFSMSTLSKEESWDLFCKKVFAKESCLPSIEFEKIGRDIVIKCKGLPLSIMVIAGILSKAEMKVEDWKYVAKDVVALSSTLYEEQNCEKILLLSYNHLPENLKTCFLYLGVFPEDYEISVTSLVGYWVADKFVEDEALVANNHEEVAWQKLQDLIDRNLILVEKRGRTGRIKTCKIHDLTREMCLRLAKGKNILYVIYDKFQIGEEEENGNFWVSLQSNPEYYPHSSPYFDCKTLQKCHSFLAIFPFKYRSRSHRGSQILTNYLLTATSIQVLDLLPLYFPYLSKSFSGNNLSQLRYLALYIGNFQRFYLILSNLKNLQTLILQTAQVDYVAYLTLPETPPLRQIRILNGSFHFKDDEENLILKNLTTLLWLSDFCCKNEALMVRIPNLKKLGIKYEDSKYSESKHPIDLGHLEQLEHIKFYGYGSKKKNWLVNIPQPYDFPPKLKKLKFSKTWMKLEIMTILGSLPNLETLQLDYGAFDDSETEWELVEEGFSKLKVLVFNDQTLCRWIDCYFSFPRLECLVLKSCPSLESLPYECLSGCPCLKLIDLEGCYSDGVLESAIKIREELGDGQLKVHPESCCSDESDGDAKLEELKLLVRRLQSDELS; this is encoded by the coding sequence ATGTCATCTCCATCCATAGGAATGGGAGGTATTGGGAAGACAACTTTAGCAAAAAAAATATACGAAGATGAATGCATCAAGTCTCATTTTAACATTCGTGCATGGATTACTGTGTCTCAATCTTATTCCTTGGATGATTTGCTCCAAATGCTGCTCCTCCAATCAAATGAAGCTTCTTCTCAAACAGAAGGACAATCTGCAGGAACCTCCCAACTTAAGGATAAAGTCCGTAAGTGGTTGCTGACAAGCGAgaggtatctaattgcaataGATGACATATGGAGCACACAAGTTTGGGACAATTTGCAGACATGCTTCCCATTGGAGAGAAATGAGAGTCGAGTATTGTTAACGACTCGACTCACATATGTGGCTACTTATGCTAGTTCCGGTGGTCTCCCATTTAGCATGTCTACtctaagcaaagaagaaagttGGGATCTATTTTGCAAAAAAGTATTTGCAAAAGAATCTTGTCTTCCTtctattgaatttgagaaaattGGGAGAGATATTGTGATCAAATGCAAAGGATTACCACTCTCAATTATGGTGATTGCTGGGATTCTATCCAAAGCTGAAATGAAGGTGGAAGATTGGAAATATGTTGCCAAAGATGTTGTAGcattatcatcaactttataTGAGGAGCAAAATTGTGAAAAAATACTTTTATTGAGTTACAATCACTTGCCTGAAAATTTGAAGACTTGCTTCTTATATTTAGGAGTATTTCCAGAAGATTATGAAATTTCAGTTACAAGTTTAGTTGGATATTGGGTGGCTGATAAATTTGTAGAAGATGAGGCTTTGGTGGCAAACAACCACGAAGAAGTGGCATGGCAAAAGTTGCAAGATCTTATtgatagaaatttaattttggttGAAAAAAGGGGACGAACTGGAAGAATAAAGACGTGTAAGATCCATGATCTTACGCGAGAGATGTGCTTGAGACTAGCTAAaggtaaaaatatattgtatgttATTTATGACAAGTTTCAAAttggtgaagaagaagaaaatggcaATTTTTGGGTAAGCCTACAATCAAATCCTGAATACTACCCTCATAGTAGTCCTTATTTTGATTGTAAGACACTCCAGAAATGCCATTCCTTTCTTGCTATATTTCCATTTAAATATAGATCCAGATCGCATAGAGGAAGTCAGATCCTTACCAATTACTTGTTGACAGCAACATCAATTCAAGTACTTGACCTCCTTCCACTTTATTTTCCCTATTTGTCAAAATCTTTTTCGGGAAATAACTTAAGTCAGTTGAGGTATCTAGCTTTGTACATTGGAAACTTTCAGCGTTTCTACTTGATTTTAAGCAACTTGAAAAATTTACAAACGTTGATTCTGCAAACTGCACAAGTTGATTATGTAGCATACTTAACCCTTCCAGAGACACCACCGTTAAGGCAGATTCGCATTTTGAATGGCTCATTTCATTTTAAAGATGATGAAGAGAATTTGATATTGAAGAATCTAACAACGCTTTTGTGGTTAAGTGacttttgttgcaaaaatgaaGCGTTGATGGTGAGGATTCCAAATTTAAAGAAATTGGGGATAAAATATGAAGATTCGAAATACTCGGAGAGTAAGCATCCTATTGACTTGGGCCATTTGGAACAACTCGAACACATCAAGTTTTATGGATATGGAtcgaaaaagaaaaattggctAGTTAATATTCCACAACCATATGATTTTCCACCGAAGCTCAAGAAACTGAAATTTTCTAAGACTTGGATGAAATTGGAGATCATGACCATCCTTGGAAGCCTACCGAACCTTGAAACTCTCCAACTAGATTACGGTGCCTTTGATGATTCAGAGACCGAGTGGGAACTAGTTGAAGAGGGGTTTTCAAAATTGAAAGTGTTAGTCTTCAATGATCAAACTCTTTGTAGATGGATAGATTGCTATTTCTCTTTCCCACGCCTTGAGTGTCTGGTGCTAAAGAGTTGCCCTAGCTTGGAATCACTCCCTTATGAGTGCCTCTCTGGATGTCCATGCCTTAAGCTCATTGATTTGGAAGGCTGTTATAGTGATGGTGTTTTAGAGTCTGCAATCAAAATTCGAGAAGAATTAGGAGATGGGCAGCTCAAAGTTCATCCCGAAAGCTGTTGTAGTGATGAAAGTGACGGAGATGCAAAGCTcgaggaattgaaattattagtACGTAGATTGCAATCTGACGAACTTAGCTGA
- the LOC116004449 gene encoding putative late blight resistance protein homolog R1A-4, translated as MATKTTSTSSRNQGASAAMPQQVFMVGNNNAFAEIKDKLTNPSIKEREVISITGMGGIGKTTLVKYVYEDKDIKCHFDIQAWITVSQSYSLDDLLRVLLQSIDASSPTEKQSAGTFKLKDKVRKLLLGKRYLIAIDDIWSTQVWDDLKICIPSEKRNGSRVLLTTRHTDVATHASSGGLPFSMPTLSKEESWDLFCKKVFAKGSCPPSIEFEKIGRDIVKKCKGLPLSIMVIAGILSKADMKVEDWENVARDVALSSTLYEEKNCEKILLFSYNHLPENLKTCFLYLGVFPEDYEIPAQRLVGYWVA; from the coding sequence ATGGCCACGAAAACAACTTCCACTAGTTCTCGTAATCAGGGTGCTTCTGCTGCTATGCCTCAACAAGTGTTCATGGTGGGTAACAACAATGCATTTGCAGAAATTAAGGACAAGCTCACTAACCCGtcaattaaagaaagagaaGTCATCTCCATCACAGGAATGGGAGGTATTGGGAAGACGACTTTGGTAAAATACGTATATGAAGATAAAGACATTAAGTGTCATTTTGACATTCAAGCATGGATTACTGTGTCTCAATCGTATTCCTTGGATGATTTGCTCCGAGTGCTCCTCCAATCAATTGACGCTTCTTCTCCAACAGAAAAACAATCTGCAGGAACCTTCAAACTCAAGGATAAAGTCCGTAAGTTGTTGCTGGGAAAgaggtatctaattgcaataGATGACATATGGAGTACACAAGTTTGGGATGATTTGAAGATATGCATCCCATCAGAAAAGAGAAATGGGAGTCGAGTATTGTTGACAACTCGACACACAGATGTGGCTACTCATGCTAGTTCTGGTGGTCTTCCATTTAGCATGCCTACcctaagcaaagaagaaagttGGGATCTATTTTGCAAAAAAGTATTTGCAAAAGGATCTTGTCCTCCTtctattgaatttgagaaaattGGGAGAGATATTGTAAAGAAATGCAAAGGATTACCACTCTCAATTATGGTGATTGCTGGGATTCTATCCAAGGCTGACATGAAGGTGGAGGATTGGGAAAATGTTGCCAGAGATGTAGcattatcatcaactttataTGAGGAGAAGAATTGTGAGAAAATACTTTTGTTCAGTTACAATCACTTGCCTGAAAATTTGAAGACTTGCTTCTTATATTTAGGAGTATTTCCAGAAGATTATGAGATTCCAGCTCAAAGATTAGTTGGATATTGGGTCGCTTAG
- the LOC116004450 gene encoding glutathione S-transferase U17-like, whose translation MASETVKLLGSWASPVVLRARIAFNIKSVAYEFVEENFAAKSDLLLKSNPLYKKVPVIIHNQNPVCESLLIVQYIDEVWTSGPAIMPAHPYDRAIHRFWATYIDDTWFPKLQTVATAEDEEARKAAIGEVEEGLGVLEGAFQSCSKGKKFFGGERMGFLDIALGCFMAWIRVTETFNRIKFLDEAKVPGLANWAEDFCTDDAVKDVMPSTEKLGEFAMKIFTHMKPQS comes from the exons ATGGCGTCAGAGACCGTGAAACTCTTGGGTTCATGGGCGAGCCCTGTTGTGCTCCGTGCGCGCATCGCCTTCAACATCAAGTCTGTAGCTTACGAGTTCGTGGAGGAGAATTTTGCGGCCAAGAGCGACCTTCTACTCAAATCTAATCCACTTTACAAGAAAGTCCCTGTTATCATTCACAACCAAAACCCTGTTTGCGAGTCCCTCTTAATCGTCCAGTATATTGATGAGGTCTGGACTTCCGGTCCGGCTATCATGCCTGCCCATCCTTATGACCGGGCCATCCACCGATTCTGGGCCACTTATATTGATGATACG TGGTTCCCAAAGCTGCAAACCGTAGCAACTGCTGAGGATGAGGAAGCCAGAAAGGCAGCCATAGGTGAGGTGGAAGAAGGCTTGGGGGTGTTGGAGGGTGCCTTCCAAAGTTGCAGCAAAGGGAAGAAATTCTTTGGGGGAGAGAGAATGGGGTTCTTGGACATTGCATTGGGATGCTTTATGGCCTGGATAAGGGTGACCGAGACATTTAACAGGATTAAGTTTTTGGATGAAGCTAAGGTTCCTGGTTTGGCCAATTGGGCAGAAGATTTCTGCACTGATGATGCCGTGAAGGATGTGATGCCTTCCACTGAGAAACTAGGGGAGTTTGCAATGAAGATCTTTACCCATATGAAACCCCAATCTTAG